In a single window of the Nymphaea colorata isolate Beijing-Zhang1983 unplaced genomic scaffold, ASM883128v2 scaffold0036, whole genome shotgun sequence genome:
- the LOC116267995 gene encoding uncharacterized protein LOC116267995, producing MKVIILLAVVLCLAYSEQWAVLVAGSNTFSNYRHQADVFHAYQTLAKNGFDKDHIITFAFDDIVNSVSNPFKGKVFNKPTYQSPGVDVYDGIHIDYKGADVTPENFLAVLEGNSAATKGKKVLEATPQDNIFIFFSDHGAPGLIAFPSKYLYADQLIQTFNKITGKFGKLVFYLEKLPTNTRIYGLSAANPTESSWGTYCSPDDVVNGKHVGSCLGDLFSVNFLEDIDKGLIFDETLLDQFKIVKKLTTLSQ from the exons ATGAAAGTGATAATTCTATTAGCAGTCGTCCTCTGTCTGGCCTACTCTGAGCAGTGGGCTGTGCTTGTGGCAGGCTCAAACACCTTCAGCAACTACCGCCACCAAGCTGACGTCTTCCACGCCTACCAAACTCTCGCCAAAAACGGCTTCGACAAGGATCATATCATCACCTTCGCCTTCGATGATATCGTCAACTCGGTCTCCAATCCCTTCAAAGGAAAGGTCTTCAATAAACCAACCTACCAGAGCCCAGGAGTAGACGTCTATGATGGAATTCACATTGATTACAAGGGAGCTGATGTCACCCCTGAAAACTTCCTAGCTGTCCTCGAAGGAAACTCCGCTGCCACCAAGGGAAAGAAGGTCCTGGAAGCCACCCCCCAGGACAatattttcatcttcttctcagACCACGGAGCACCTGGACTTATCGCCTTCCCATCCAAATATCTGTATGCTGACCAACTCATCCAAACCTTTAACAAAATCACCGGAAAATTCGGAAAGCTTGTCTTCTACCTTGAG AAGCTACCAACTAACACCCGCATTTACGGTCTTTCTGCTGCCAATCCCACTGAATCCTCTTGGGGTACCTACTGCAGTCCCGACGATGTGGTTAATGGCAAGCACGTCGGCTCCTGCTTGGGAGATCTTTTCAGCGTGAACTTCCTTGAGGACATCGACAAGGGACTCATCTTTGATGAGACTCTTTTGGACCAGTTCAAGATTGTGAAGAAGTTGACAACCCTAAGTCAGTGA